A genomic region of Epinephelus moara isolate mb chromosome 23, YSFRI_EMoa_1.0, whole genome shotgun sequence contains the following coding sequences:
- the il15ra gene encoding interleukin-15 receptor subunit alpha isoform X8 → MDLFSPLISVCAIMISLLGAARLSNGDQNNCQCPEIPLIDLTEPPGTCFPVNSSFRYKCIEGYTREAGTSNLIRCKQSDSGPLQWFPSPSTLKCIPDPKRTTTQQPTIIITEGYTDIPLDSTSTTTVTEKVDGRTETQTTQQTSSTSTTTERLNSESNLRIAHKLGSTTTALIGCASLVFVCALIGVSFFCYRRRLKNDIPPQTAEERIPMNCAPPEQAS, encoded by the exons ATGGATCTGTTTTCCCCATTAATCTCTGTCTGCGCTATCATGATCAGTCTGCTCGGAGCTGCGCGTCTTTCCAATGGCG acCAAAACAATTGTCAGTGTCCAGAAATCCCTCTCATAGATCTGACAGAGCCACCAGGGACCTGCTTCCCAGTAAACAGCTCTTTTCGCTACAAATGTATAGAAGGATACACGAGGGAGGCGGGAACATCAAATCTCATCAGATGCAAGCAAAGTGACAGTGGTCCTCTACAGTGGTTCCCGTCCCCATCCACCCTCAAGTGTATAC CTGATCCAAAGAGgaccacaacacaacaaccAACCATCATAATAACAG agGGTTATACTGATATTCCCCTTGACTCCACCAGTACCACCACAGTCA CAGAGAAGGTAGATGGTAGGACAGAGACCCAAACAACGCAGCAGACATCATCAACCTCAACCACCACTGAGCGTTTGAACAGTGAAAGCAATCTTCGGATAGCCCACA AGCTTGGCAGCACAACAACAGCGCTGATCGGCTGTGCGTCATTGGTATTCGTCTGTGCTTTGATCGGAGTCAGCTTCTTTTGTTACAGGAG GAGGTTAAAAAACGACATCCCACCGCAGACAGCAGAAGAACGGATACCCATGAATTGCGCTCCACCAGAGCAGGCGTCGTAG
- the il15ra gene encoding interleukin-15 receptor subunit alpha isoform X6 encodes MDLFSPLISVCAIMISLLGAARLSNGDQNNCQCPEIPLIDLTEPPGTCFPVNSSFRYKCIEGYTREAGTSNLIRCKQSDSGPLQWFPSPSTLKCIPDPKRTTTQQPTIIITAGSTSQRTTQSVSPSASVTAETDSTEPTSPGLWTPSDHSLAEKVDGRTETQTTQQTSSTSTTTERLNSESNLRIAHKLGSTTTALIGCASLVFVCALIGVSFFCYRRRLKNDIPPQTAEERIPMNCAPPEQAS; translated from the exons ATGGATCTGTTTTCCCCATTAATCTCTGTCTGCGCTATCATGATCAGTCTGCTCGGAGCTGCGCGTCTTTCCAATGGCG acCAAAACAATTGTCAGTGTCCAGAAATCCCTCTCATAGATCTGACAGAGCCACCAGGGACCTGCTTCCCAGTAAACAGCTCTTTTCGCTACAAATGTATAGAAGGATACACGAGGGAGGCGGGAACATCAAATCTCATCAGATGCAAGCAAAGTGACAGTGGTCCTCTACAGTGGTTCCCGTCCCCATCCACCCTCAAGTGTATAC CTGATCCAAAGAGgaccacaacacaacaaccAACCATCATAATAACAG CAGGGTCCACCAGCCAACGGACGACCCAGAGTGTAAGCCCCTCAGCTTCAGTgactgcagagacagacagcacagaACCAACCTCACCTGGTCTGTGGACCCCGTCAGATCACTCACTAG CAGAGAAGGTAGATGGTAGGACAGAGACCCAAACAACGCAGCAGACATCATCAACCTCAACCACCACTGAGCGTTTGAACAGTGAAAGCAATCTTCGGATAGCCCACA AGCTTGGCAGCACAACAACAGCGCTGATCGGCTGTGCGTCATTGGTATTCGTCTGTGCTTTGATCGGAGTCAGCTTCTTTTGTTACAGGAG GAGGTTAAAAAACGACATCCCACCGCAGACAGCAGAAGAACGGATACCCATGAATTGCGCTCCACCAGAGCAGGCGTCGTAG
- the il15ra gene encoding interleukin-15 receptor subunit alpha isoform X9, with translation MDLFSPLISVCAIMISLLGAARLSNGDQNNCQCPEIPLIDLTEPPGTCFPVNSSFRYKCIEGYTREAGTSNLIRCKQSDSGPLQWFPSPSTLKCIPDPKRTTTQQPTIIITEGYTDIPLDSTSTTTVKKVDGRTETQTTQQTSSTSTTTERLNSESNLRIAHKLGSTTTALIGCASLVFVCALIGVSFFCYRRRLKNDIPPQTAEERIPMNCAPPEQAS, from the exons ATGGATCTGTTTTCCCCATTAATCTCTGTCTGCGCTATCATGATCAGTCTGCTCGGAGCTGCGCGTCTTTCCAATGGCG acCAAAACAATTGTCAGTGTCCAGAAATCCCTCTCATAGATCTGACAGAGCCACCAGGGACCTGCTTCCCAGTAAACAGCTCTTTTCGCTACAAATGTATAGAAGGATACACGAGGGAGGCGGGAACATCAAATCTCATCAGATGCAAGCAAAGTGACAGTGGTCCTCTACAGTGGTTCCCGTCCCCATCCACCCTCAAGTGTATAC CTGATCCAAAGAGgaccacaacacaacaaccAACCATCATAATAACAG agGGTTATACTGATATTCCCCTTGACTCCACCAGTACCACCACAGTCA AGAAGGTAGATGGTAGGACAGAGACCCAAACAACGCAGCAGACATCATCAACCTCAACCACCACTGAGCGTTTGAACAGTGAAAGCAATCTTCGGATAGCCCACA AGCTTGGCAGCACAACAACAGCGCTGATCGGCTGTGCGTCATTGGTATTCGTCTGTGCTTTGATCGGAGTCAGCTTCTTTTGTTACAGGAG GAGGTTAAAAAACGACATCCCACCGCAGACAGCAGAAGAACGGATACCCATGAATTGCGCTCCACCAGAGCAGGCGTCGTAG
- the il15ra gene encoding interleukin-15 receptor subunit alpha isoform X1 — translation MDLFSPLISVCAIMISLLGAARLSNGDQNNCQCPEIPLIDLTEPPGTCFPVNSSFRYKCIEGYTREAGTSNLIRCKQSDSGPLQWFPSPSTLKCIPDPKRTTTQQPTIIITEGYTDIPLDSTSTTTVTAGSTSQRTTQSVSPSASVTAETDSTEPTSPGLWTPSDHSLAEKVDGRTETQTTQQTSSTSTTTERLNSESNLRIAHKLGSTTTALIGCASLVFVCALIGVSFFCYRRRLKNDIPPQTAEERIPMNCAPPEQAS, via the exons ATGGATCTGTTTTCCCCATTAATCTCTGTCTGCGCTATCATGATCAGTCTGCTCGGAGCTGCGCGTCTTTCCAATGGCG acCAAAACAATTGTCAGTGTCCAGAAATCCCTCTCATAGATCTGACAGAGCCACCAGGGACCTGCTTCCCAGTAAACAGCTCTTTTCGCTACAAATGTATAGAAGGATACACGAGGGAGGCGGGAACATCAAATCTCATCAGATGCAAGCAAAGTGACAGTGGTCCTCTACAGTGGTTCCCGTCCCCATCCACCCTCAAGTGTATAC CTGATCCAAAGAGgaccacaacacaacaaccAACCATCATAATAACAG agGGTTATACTGATATTCCCCTTGACTCCACCAGTACCACCACAGTCA CAGCAGGGTCCACCAGCCAACGGACGACCCAGAGTGTAAGCCCCTCAGCTTCAGTgactgcagagacagacagcacagaACCAACCTCACCTGGTCTGTGGACCCCGTCAGATCACTCACTAG CAGAGAAGGTAGATGGTAGGACAGAGACCCAAACAACGCAGCAGACATCATCAACCTCAACCACCACTGAGCGTTTGAACAGTGAAAGCAATCTTCGGATAGCCCACA AGCTTGGCAGCACAACAACAGCGCTGATCGGCTGTGCGTCATTGGTATTCGTCTGTGCTTTGATCGGAGTCAGCTTCTTTTGTTACAGGAG GAGGTTAAAAAACGACATCCCACCGCAGACAGCAGAAGAACGGATACCCATGAATTGCGCTCCACCAGAGCAGGCGTCGTAG
- the il15ra gene encoding interleukin-15 receptor subunit alpha isoform X11, which produces MDLFSPLISVCAIMISLLGAARLSNGDQNNCQCPEIPLIDLTEPPGTCFPVNSSFRYKCIEGYTREAGTSNLIRCKQSDSGPLQWFPSPSTLKCIPDPKRTTTQQPTIIITEKVDGRTETQTTQQTSSTSTTTERLNSESNLRIAHKLGSTTTALIGCASLVFVCALIGVSFFCYRRRLKNDIPPQTAEERIPMNCAPPEQAS; this is translated from the exons ATGGATCTGTTTTCCCCATTAATCTCTGTCTGCGCTATCATGATCAGTCTGCTCGGAGCTGCGCGTCTTTCCAATGGCG acCAAAACAATTGTCAGTGTCCAGAAATCCCTCTCATAGATCTGACAGAGCCACCAGGGACCTGCTTCCCAGTAAACAGCTCTTTTCGCTACAAATGTATAGAAGGATACACGAGGGAGGCGGGAACATCAAATCTCATCAGATGCAAGCAAAGTGACAGTGGTCCTCTACAGTGGTTCCCGTCCCCATCCACCCTCAAGTGTATAC CTGATCCAAAGAGgaccacaacacaacaaccAACCATCATAATAACAG AGAAGGTAGATGGTAGGACAGAGACCCAAACAACGCAGCAGACATCATCAACCTCAACCACCACTGAGCGTTTGAACAGTGAAAGCAATCTTCGGATAGCCCACA AGCTTGGCAGCACAACAACAGCGCTGATCGGCTGTGCGTCATTGGTATTCGTCTGTGCTTTGATCGGAGTCAGCTTCTTTTGTTACAGGAG GAGGTTAAAAAACGACATCCCACCGCAGACAGCAGAAGAACGGATACCCATGAATTGCGCTCCACCAGAGCAGGCGTCGTAG
- the il15ra gene encoding interleukin-15 receptor subunit alpha isoform X7, whose translation MDLFSPLISVCAIMISLLGAARLSNGDQNNCQCPEIPLIDLTEPPGTCFPVNSSFRYKCIEGYTREAGTSNLIRCKQSDSGPLQWFPSPSTLKCIPDPKRTTTQQPTIIITAGSTSQRTTQSVSPSASVTAETDSTEPTSPGLWTPSDHSLEKVDGRTETQTTQQTSSTSTTTERLNSESNLRIAHKLGSTTTALIGCASLVFVCALIGVSFFCYRRRLKNDIPPQTAEERIPMNCAPPEQAS comes from the exons ATGGATCTGTTTTCCCCATTAATCTCTGTCTGCGCTATCATGATCAGTCTGCTCGGAGCTGCGCGTCTTTCCAATGGCG acCAAAACAATTGTCAGTGTCCAGAAATCCCTCTCATAGATCTGACAGAGCCACCAGGGACCTGCTTCCCAGTAAACAGCTCTTTTCGCTACAAATGTATAGAAGGATACACGAGGGAGGCGGGAACATCAAATCTCATCAGATGCAAGCAAAGTGACAGTGGTCCTCTACAGTGGTTCCCGTCCCCATCCACCCTCAAGTGTATAC CTGATCCAAAGAGgaccacaacacaacaaccAACCATCATAATAACAG CAGGGTCCACCAGCCAACGGACGACCCAGAGTGTAAGCCCCTCAGCTTCAGTgactgcagagacagacagcacagaACCAACCTCACCTGGTCTGTGGACCCCGTCAGATCACTCACTAG AGAAGGTAGATGGTAGGACAGAGACCCAAACAACGCAGCAGACATCATCAACCTCAACCACCACTGAGCGTTTGAACAGTGAAAGCAATCTTCGGATAGCCCACA AGCTTGGCAGCACAACAACAGCGCTGATCGGCTGTGCGTCATTGGTATTCGTCTGTGCTTTGATCGGAGTCAGCTTCTTTTGTTACAGGAG GAGGTTAAAAAACGACATCCCACCGCAGACAGCAGAAGAACGGATACCCATGAATTGCGCTCCACCAGAGCAGGCGTCGTAG
- the il15ra gene encoding interleukin-15 receptor subunit alpha isoform X3, which yields MDLFSPLISVCAIMISLLGAARLSNGDQNNCQCPEIPLIDLTEPPGTCFPVNSSFRYKCIEGYTREAGTSNLIRCKQSDSGPLQWFPSPSTLKCIPDPKRTTTQQPTIIITEGYTDIPLDSTSTTTVTAGSTSQRTTQSVSPSASVTAETDSTEPTSPGLWTPSDHSLEKVDGRTETQTTQQTSSTSTTTERLNSESNLRIAHKLGSTTTALIGCASLVFVCALIGVSFFCYRRRLKNDIPPQTAEERIPMNCAPPEQAS from the exons ATGGATCTGTTTTCCCCATTAATCTCTGTCTGCGCTATCATGATCAGTCTGCTCGGAGCTGCGCGTCTTTCCAATGGCG acCAAAACAATTGTCAGTGTCCAGAAATCCCTCTCATAGATCTGACAGAGCCACCAGGGACCTGCTTCCCAGTAAACAGCTCTTTTCGCTACAAATGTATAGAAGGATACACGAGGGAGGCGGGAACATCAAATCTCATCAGATGCAAGCAAAGTGACAGTGGTCCTCTACAGTGGTTCCCGTCCCCATCCACCCTCAAGTGTATAC CTGATCCAAAGAGgaccacaacacaacaaccAACCATCATAATAACAG agGGTTATACTGATATTCCCCTTGACTCCACCAGTACCACCACAGTCA CAGCAGGGTCCACCAGCCAACGGACGACCCAGAGTGTAAGCCCCTCAGCTTCAGTgactgcagagacagacagcacagaACCAACCTCACCTGGTCTGTGGACCCCGTCAGATCACTCACTAG AGAAGGTAGATGGTAGGACAGAGACCCAAACAACGCAGCAGACATCATCAACCTCAACCACCACTGAGCGTTTGAACAGTGAAAGCAATCTTCGGATAGCCCACA AGCTTGGCAGCACAACAACAGCGCTGATCGGCTGTGCGTCATTGGTATTCGTCTGTGCTTTGATCGGAGTCAGCTTCTTTTGTTACAGGAG GAGGTTAAAAAACGACATCCCACCGCAGACAGCAGAAGAACGGATACCCATGAATTGCGCTCCACCAGAGCAGGCGTCGTAG
- the il15ra gene encoding interleukin-15 receptor subunit alpha isoform X10, whose translation MDLFSPLISVCAIMISLLGAARLSNGDQNNCQCPEIPLIDLTEPPGTCFPVNSSFRYKCIEGYTREAGTSNLIRCKQSDSGPLQWFPSPSTLKCIPDPKRTTTQQPTIIITAEKVDGRTETQTTQQTSSTSTTTERLNSESNLRIAHKLGSTTTALIGCASLVFVCALIGVSFFCYRRRLKNDIPPQTAEERIPMNCAPPEQAS comes from the exons ATGGATCTGTTTTCCCCATTAATCTCTGTCTGCGCTATCATGATCAGTCTGCTCGGAGCTGCGCGTCTTTCCAATGGCG acCAAAACAATTGTCAGTGTCCAGAAATCCCTCTCATAGATCTGACAGAGCCACCAGGGACCTGCTTCCCAGTAAACAGCTCTTTTCGCTACAAATGTATAGAAGGATACACGAGGGAGGCGGGAACATCAAATCTCATCAGATGCAAGCAAAGTGACAGTGGTCCTCTACAGTGGTTCCCGTCCCCATCCACCCTCAAGTGTATAC CTGATCCAAAGAGgaccacaacacaacaaccAACCATCATAATAACAG CAGAGAAGGTAGATGGTAGGACAGAGACCCAAACAACGCAGCAGACATCATCAACCTCAACCACCACTGAGCGTTTGAACAGTGAAAGCAATCTTCGGATAGCCCACA AGCTTGGCAGCACAACAACAGCGCTGATCGGCTGTGCGTCATTGGTATTCGTCTGTGCTTTGATCGGAGTCAGCTTCTTTTGTTACAGGAG GAGGTTAAAAAACGACATCCCACCGCAGACAGCAGAAGAACGGATACCCATGAATTGCGCTCCACCAGAGCAGGCGTCGTAG
- the il15ra gene encoding interleukin-15 receptor subunit alpha isoform X2, producing MDLFSPLISVCAIMISLLGAARLSNGDQNNCQCPEIPLIDLTEPPGTCFPVNSSFRYKCIEGYTREAGTSNLIRCKQSDSGPLQWFPSPSTLKCIPDPKRTTTQQPTIIITEGYTDIPLDSTSTTTVTGSTSQRTTQSVSPSASVTAETDSTEPTSPGLWTPSDHSLAEKVDGRTETQTTQQTSSTSTTTERLNSESNLRIAHKLGSTTTALIGCASLVFVCALIGVSFFCYRRRLKNDIPPQTAEERIPMNCAPPEQAS from the exons ATGGATCTGTTTTCCCCATTAATCTCTGTCTGCGCTATCATGATCAGTCTGCTCGGAGCTGCGCGTCTTTCCAATGGCG acCAAAACAATTGTCAGTGTCCAGAAATCCCTCTCATAGATCTGACAGAGCCACCAGGGACCTGCTTCCCAGTAAACAGCTCTTTTCGCTACAAATGTATAGAAGGATACACGAGGGAGGCGGGAACATCAAATCTCATCAGATGCAAGCAAAGTGACAGTGGTCCTCTACAGTGGTTCCCGTCCCCATCCACCCTCAAGTGTATAC CTGATCCAAAGAGgaccacaacacaacaaccAACCATCATAATAACAG agGGTTATACTGATATTCCCCTTGACTCCACCAGTACCACCACAGTCA CAGGGTCCACCAGCCAACGGACGACCCAGAGTGTAAGCCCCTCAGCTTCAGTgactgcagagacagacagcacagaACCAACCTCACCTGGTCTGTGGACCCCGTCAGATCACTCACTAG CAGAGAAGGTAGATGGTAGGACAGAGACCCAAACAACGCAGCAGACATCATCAACCTCAACCACCACTGAGCGTTTGAACAGTGAAAGCAATCTTCGGATAGCCCACA AGCTTGGCAGCACAACAACAGCGCTGATCGGCTGTGCGTCATTGGTATTCGTCTGTGCTTTGATCGGAGTCAGCTTCTTTTGTTACAGGAG GAGGTTAAAAAACGACATCCCACCGCAGACAGCAGAAGAACGGATACCCATGAATTGCGCTCCACCAGAGCAGGCGTCGTAG
- the il15ra gene encoding interleukin-15 receptor subunit alpha isoform X4: MDLFSPLISVCAIMISLLGAARLSNGDQNNCQCPEIPLIDLTEPPGTCFPVNSSFRYKCIEGYTREAGTSNLIRCKQSDSGPLQWFPSPSTLKCIPDPKRTTTQQPTIIITEGYTDIPLDSTSTTTVTGSTSQRTTQSVSPSASVTAETDSTEPTSPGLWTPSDHSLEKVDGRTETQTTQQTSSTSTTTERLNSESNLRIAHKLGSTTTALIGCASLVFVCALIGVSFFCYRRRLKNDIPPQTAEERIPMNCAPPEQAS; this comes from the exons ATGGATCTGTTTTCCCCATTAATCTCTGTCTGCGCTATCATGATCAGTCTGCTCGGAGCTGCGCGTCTTTCCAATGGCG acCAAAACAATTGTCAGTGTCCAGAAATCCCTCTCATAGATCTGACAGAGCCACCAGGGACCTGCTTCCCAGTAAACAGCTCTTTTCGCTACAAATGTATAGAAGGATACACGAGGGAGGCGGGAACATCAAATCTCATCAGATGCAAGCAAAGTGACAGTGGTCCTCTACAGTGGTTCCCGTCCCCATCCACCCTCAAGTGTATAC CTGATCCAAAGAGgaccacaacacaacaaccAACCATCATAATAACAG agGGTTATACTGATATTCCCCTTGACTCCACCAGTACCACCACAGTCA CAGGGTCCACCAGCCAACGGACGACCCAGAGTGTAAGCCCCTCAGCTTCAGTgactgcagagacagacagcacagaACCAACCTCACCTGGTCTGTGGACCCCGTCAGATCACTCACTAG AGAAGGTAGATGGTAGGACAGAGACCCAAACAACGCAGCAGACATCATCAACCTCAACCACCACTGAGCGTTTGAACAGTGAAAGCAATCTTCGGATAGCCCACA AGCTTGGCAGCACAACAACAGCGCTGATCGGCTGTGCGTCATTGGTATTCGTCTGTGCTTTGATCGGAGTCAGCTTCTTTTGTTACAGGAG GAGGTTAAAAAACGACATCCCACCGCAGACAGCAGAAGAACGGATACCCATGAATTGCGCTCCACCAGAGCAGGCGTCGTAG
- the il15ra gene encoding interleukin-15 receptor subunit alpha isoform X5 encodes MDLFSPLISVCAIMISLLGAARLSNGDQNNCQCPEIPLIDLTEPPGTCFPVNSSFRYKCIEGYTREAGTSNLIRCKQSDSGPLQWFPSPSTLKCIPDPKRTTTQQPTIIITAAGSTSQRTTQSVSPSASVTAETDSTEPTSPGLWTPSDHSLAEKVDGRTETQTTQQTSSTSTTTERLNSESNLRIAHKLGSTTTALIGCASLVFVCALIGVSFFCYRRRLKNDIPPQTAEERIPMNCAPPEQAS; translated from the exons ATGGATCTGTTTTCCCCATTAATCTCTGTCTGCGCTATCATGATCAGTCTGCTCGGAGCTGCGCGTCTTTCCAATGGCG acCAAAACAATTGTCAGTGTCCAGAAATCCCTCTCATAGATCTGACAGAGCCACCAGGGACCTGCTTCCCAGTAAACAGCTCTTTTCGCTACAAATGTATAGAAGGATACACGAGGGAGGCGGGAACATCAAATCTCATCAGATGCAAGCAAAGTGACAGTGGTCCTCTACAGTGGTTCCCGTCCCCATCCACCCTCAAGTGTATAC CTGATCCAAAGAGgaccacaacacaacaaccAACCATCATAATAACAG CAGCAGGGTCCACCAGCCAACGGACGACCCAGAGTGTAAGCCCCTCAGCTTCAGTgactgcagagacagacagcacagaACCAACCTCACCTGGTCTGTGGACCCCGTCAGATCACTCACTAG CAGAGAAGGTAGATGGTAGGACAGAGACCCAAACAACGCAGCAGACATCATCAACCTCAACCACCACTGAGCGTTTGAACAGTGAAAGCAATCTTCGGATAGCCCACA AGCTTGGCAGCACAACAACAGCGCTGATCGGCTGTGCGTCATTGGTATTCGTCTGTGCTTTGATCGGAGTCAGCTTCTTTTGTTACAGGAG GAGGTTAAAAAACGACATCCCACCGCAGACAGCAGAAGAACGGATACCCATGAATTGCGCTCCACCAGAGCAGGCGTCGTAG